The proteins below are encoded in one region of Flavobacterium sp. IMCC34852:
- a CDS encoding aspartate-semialdehyde dehydrogenase — translation MKVAVVGATGMVGEVMLQVLAERNFPVTELIPVASEKSVGKEIEFKGKKYKVVGLQTAVDMKADIALFSAGGETSLAWAPKFAEAGTTVIDNSSAWRMDPTKKLVVPEINASELTKEDKIIANPNCSTIQMVMVLAPLHKKYNIKRVIVSTYQSITGTGVKAVQQLENEYAGVQGEMAYKYQIHRNAIPQCDSFEDNGYTKEEMKLVRETQKIIGDKSIAVTATAIRIPVVGGHSEAVNVEFSNDFDVNEVRNILHHTAGVTVQDNNDTYTYPMPLYAQGKDDVFVGRIRRDESQPNSLNMWIVADNLRKGAATNTVQIAEYLVANKLV, via the coding sequence ATGAAAGTTGCTGTAGTAGGCGCAACCGGCATGGTTGGCGAAGTGATGCTTCAAGTATTGGCGGAAAGAAATTTTCCCGTAACCGAATTAATTCCCGTAGCTTCTGAGAAATCAGTGGGAAAGGAAATCGAATTTAAGGGCAAGAAGTATAAAGTAGTAGGTTTACAAACAGCAGTAGACATGAAAGCCGATATCGCTTTGTTTTCTGCCGGTGGCGAAACCTCTTTAGCTTGGGCACCCAAATTTGCCGAAGCCGGAACCACAGTAATCGACAATTCATCCGCTTGGAGAATGGATCCGACAAAAAAATTAGTAGTTCCTGAAATCAATGCTTCTGAATTGACCAAAGAAGATAAAATCATTGCCAATCCAAACTGTTCGACTATTCAAATGGTAATGGTTTTAGCACCATTGCATAAAAAATACAACATCAAACGTGTGATTGTTTCTACTTATCAATCCATCACAGGAACCGGTGTGAAAGCAGTACAACAATTGGAAAATGAATATGCCGGCGTGCAAGGTGAAATGGCATATAAATACCAAATCCACCGCAATGCCATTCCACAATGTGACAGTTTTGAAGACAATGGTTACACCAAAGAAGAAATGAAACTGGTTCGCGAAACCCAAAAGATTATCGGAGACAAATCTATCGCGGTTACCGCAACTGCTATAAGAATTCCGGTTGTTGGCGGACACAGTGAAGCAGTCAATGTCGAATTTTCTAATGATTTTGACGTAAACGAAGTCAGAAATATTTTGCATCATACAGCTGGCGTAACCGTACAAGATAACAACGACACTTACACTTATCCTATGCCATTGTATGCCCAAGGCAAAGACGATGTGTTTGTGGGTAGAATTCGTCGTGATGAAAGTCAGCCCAACTCTTTAAACATGTGGATTGTAGCCGATAACTTGAGAAAAGGCGCGGCAACTAATACGGTTCAGATTGCTGAATATTTAGTAGCCAATAAACTGGTTTAA
- a CDS encoding bifunctional UDP-N-acetylmuramoyl-tripeptide:D-alanyl-D-alanine ligase/alanine racemase — MTQTLRNIIPIIKANWIGQNDVAVIDAISIDSRSLQNGENTLFFAISGPNNDGHSYIEELIEKGVKHFVVTHIPEKVSGKANFLVVENTLEALQKFASYYRSLFDFPIIGITGSNGKTIIKEWLNFLLSPDYNIIRSPKSYNSQVGVPLSILGINEKHNLGIFEAGISTMNEMEKLQKIIRPTIGILSNIGSAHDEGFPSVAEKIKEKLKLFTSVNVLILNKNKTINAFVNQKIKTFSWCSDDKSADVYITKKNTGDLTELQVTYKEDTFPIVIPFQDQASVENAIHCMMVMLYFGYNHKVIQTRMAQLYPVEMRLKVKNGIYNCTIIDDSYSSDFQSLKIALDFLEHQKQHKKKTLILSDIFQSGLNNEELYSQVSQLIISNKISRVIGIGETISQYKSKFINSVTFKNVVEFAQSFDRLNFENETILVKGARDFHFEEIVSMLEEKTHETVLEINLNAVSHNLNFFKSKLAPKTKMMVMVKAFGYGNGGFEIAKLLEHHKVDYLGVAFADEGISLKNAGITVPIMVMNPETTSFPAIIQHHLEPEIYSIKGLKAFLKIAEQKKLKNFPIHLKIDTGMHRLGFEEEHLAELISILKDNETVQIKSVLSHMATSDDLKHDAFAQSQIALFEKLSTQLLSALKIKPIRHILNTSGISNYPDAQYDMVRLGIGLYGISNDEEEQKYLENVGTLKSVISQIRTIDQGESVGYGRRFIAEKETKIATIPIGYADGIRRSWGNGLGYVVINNKPAKIVGSICMDMLMVDVTNIDCKEGNAVIVFGENPSVNHIAKQLNTIPYEILTGISQRVKRVFFRE; from the coding sequence TTGACACAAACCCTTAGAAATATCATTCCCATCATCAAGGCCAATTGGATCGGCCAAAATGATGTAGCCGTTATTGACGCGATTTCTATCGACAGTCGCTCGTTGCAAAATGGCGAAAACACTTTGTTTTTTGCCATTTCCGGACCCAATAATGACGGTCATTCCTATATTGAAGAACTAATTGAAAAAGGCGTAAAGCATTTTGTGGTGACACACATTCCGGAAAAAGTGAGCGGAAAAGCTAATTTTCTGGTGGTAGAAAACACTTTGGAAGCGTTGCAGAAATTCGCTTCGTATTACCGAAGTTTATTCGACTTTCCCATTATTGGTATTACCGGAAGTAATGGCAAAACCATTATCAAAGAATGGTTGAATTTTCTTTTAAGTCCGGATTACAATATCATCCGAAGCCCAAAAAGTTACAACTCACAAGTTGGTGTTCCGTTATCGATTTTAGGCATCAATGAAAAACACAACCTCGGAATTTTTGAAGCCGGAATTTCTACGATGAATGAAATGGAAAAACTCCAAAAAATCATTCGCCCAACGATTGGCATTTTGTCCAATATCGGTTCGGCACACGATGAAGGTTTTCCCAGCGTAGCCGAAAAAATAAAAGAGAAATTAAAACTTTTTACTTCGGTAAATGTTTTGATTTTGAACAAGAATAAAACCATTAATGCGTTTGTAAACCAAAAAATAAAAACCTTCAGTTGGTGTTCAGACGATAAAAGTGCGGATGTTTATATCACCAAAAAAAACACCGGCGATTTAACCGAATTGCAAGTGACTTATAAAGAAGATACTTTCCCTATTGTCATTCCGTTTCAAGACCAAGCTTCGGTAGAAAATGCGATTCATTGCATGATGGTGATGCTTTATTTTGGCTATAATCACAAAGTCATTCAAACTCGAATGGCGCAATTGTATCCGGTGGAAATGCGTTTGAAAGTCAAAAACGGGATTTACAATTGTACGATAATCGATGACAGTTACAGCTCTGATTTTCAGTCGCTGAAGATTGCATTAGACTTTTTGGAACACCAAAAACAGCACAAAAAGAAAACGCTTATTCTCTCGGATATTTTTCAAAGTGGGTTGAACAATGAAGAGTTGTATTCTCAAGTTTCGCAATTGATTATTTCGAATAAAATATCGCGAGTGATTGGCATTGGCGAGACTATTTCTCAATACAAAAGCAAGTTCATCAACAGTGTTACGTTTAAAAATGTAGTCGAATTTGCTCAGTCATTTGACCGATTGAATTTTGAAAACGAAACCATATTAGTCAAAGGCGCGCGTGATTTTCATTTTGAAGAAATCGTCTCCATGCTTGAGGAGAAAACCCATGAAACCGTTTTAGAAATTAACCTGAATGCAGTTAGTCATAATCTGAATTTCTTTAAATCGAAATTGGCTCCGAAGACTAAAATGATGGTCATGGTCAAAGCTTTTGGCTATGGTAACGGCGGATTTGAAATTGCGAAATTATTAGAACACCACAAAGTTGATTATCTCGGTGTGGCTTTCGCCGATGAAGGAATTTCACTGAAAAATGCCGGAATTACGGTTCCGATTATGGTGATGAATCCTGAAACAACGAGTTTCCCGGCTATCATTCAGCACCACTTAGAACCCGAAATCTATTCGATAAAAGGCTTGAAAGCTTTCTTAAAAATTGCCGAACAAAAGAAACTCAAAAACTTCCCGATACATCTTAAAATAGACACCGGAATGCACCGATTGGGCTTTGAAGAAGAACATTTAGCCGAATTAATTTCCATACTAAAAGACAATGAAACGGTTCAAATTAAAAGTGTATTATCACACATGGCCACAAGTGATGATTTGAAACACGATGCTTTTGCCCAATCCCAAATTGCTTTGTTTGAAAAACTGTCGACTCAATTATTATCAGCATTAAAAATAAAACCGATCCGACATATTTTAAACACTTCCGGCATTTCCAATTACCCCGATGCGCAATATGACATGGTTCGCTTAGGCATTGGTTTATACGGTATTTCCAACGATGAAGAGGAACAAAAGTATTTGGAAAATGTAGGCACTTTAAAATCTGTTATTTCTCAGATAAGAACGATTGACCAAGGCGAAAGCGTGGGCTACGGCAGAAGGTTTATAGCAGAAAAAGAAACCAAAATCGCGACAATTCCTATAGGTTACGCTGATGGCATTCGCAGAAGTTGGGGCAATGGTTTGGGTTATGTGGTTATCAATAATAAACCGGCTAAAATTGTCGGTAGTATTTGTATGGACATGTTGATGGTAGATGTAACAAATATCGATTGCAAAGAAGGCAATGCAGTGATTGTTTTTGGCGAAAATCCATCCGTGAATCATATTGCGAAGCAATTGAACACCATTCCGTATGAAATTCTGACCGGTATTTCGCAACGTGTAAAAAGAGTATTTTTCAGAGAATAG
- the mscL gene encoding large conductance mechanosensitive channel protein MscL, with amino-acid sequence MGFFSDFKASLMKGDVLSLATAVVIGGAFGKIVGSAVDDIIMPIVGVITGGIDFTTKFIALNGQSYENLEAAKKAGAAVMTYGNFVQAVINFVIIALFIFTVLRAAEKAKKKEEAAPAAPAGPTQEELLTQIRDLLKK; translated from the coding sequence ATGGGATTTTTTAGCGATTTCAAAGCGTCTTTGATGAAAGGCGATGTATTAAGTTTAGCCACTGCAGTTGTTATTGGTGGCGCTTTTGGAAAAATTGTAGGTTCTGCAGTTGATGACATTATTATGCCTATTGTAGGTGTCATTACAGGTGGTATCGATTTTACTACTAAGTTTATTGCTCTGAATGGTCAAAGCTACGAAAACCTTGAGGCTGCCAAAAAAGCCGGCGCTGCAGTAATGACATATGGTAATTTTGTCCAAGCTGTGATTAACTTTGTTATTATTGCTTTGTTTATTTTTACTGTACTAAGAGCTGCGGAAAAAGCCAAAAAGAAAGAAGAAGCTGCTCCGGCTGCACCAGCAGGACCAACTCAAGAAGAATTGCTTACTCAAATCAGAGATTTACTGAAAAAGTAG